A genomic region of Candidatus Eisenbacteria bacterium contains the following coding sequences:
- a CDS encoding plasmid pRiA4b ORF-3 family protein, whose product MKRPASIFGLKVTLRDTRPPIWRRIRIRSDVTLFKLHSVLQYVMGWMDGHMHQFVMGETRYGKVDREFPECENEKKVMLSQVLRSPNDSLVYEYDFGDGWEHSVVLEQVMEAEPGGKYPYVVEGKRACPPEDCGGIGGYEHLLKVLADPRHPEHVDMVEWVGGSFDPEAFDAGEINRGFHGGWYLPPSPDAPRSKTALPRQTKLKLTAPRRRR is encoded by the coding sequence ATGAAGCGCCCTGCCAGCATTTTCGGGTTAAAGGTAACGCTCCGGGACACGCGCCCTCCGATCTGGCGGCGCATCCGGATCCGGAGCGACGTCACGCTGTTCAAGCTCCACTCGGTCCTGCAGTACGTCATGGGCTGGATGGACGGCCACATGCACCAGTTCGTGATGGGAGAGACGCGCTACGGCAAAGTCGATCGCGAGTTCCCCGAGTGCGAGAACGAGAAGAAGGTGATGCTGAGCCAGGTGCTCCGGAGTCCGAATGACAGCCTCGTCTACGAGTACGACTTCGGCGACGGATGGGAGCATTCCGTGGTGCTCGAGCAGGTGATGGAGGCAGAGCCCGGAGGCAAGTACCCCTACGTCGTGGAGGGGAAGCGCGCGTGCCCGCCGGAGGACTGTGGCGGGATCGGCGGCTACGAACACCTGCTCAAAGTACTCGCCGACCCTCGGCACCCCGAGCACGTCGACATGGTGGAGTGGGTGGGCGGCTCGTTCGACCCAGAAGCGTTTGACGCGGGGGAGATCAACCGCGGGTTCCACGGTGGCTGGTACTTGCCGCCGTCTCCCGACGCGCCGCGGAGCAAGACGGCGCTTCCGCGTCAGACCAAGCTCAAGTTGACCGCGCCCCGTCGCCGCCGGTGA